One part of the Denticeps clupeoides chromosome 8, fDenClu1.1, whole genome shotgun sequence genome encodes these proteins:
- the kcnq5a gene encoding potassium voltage-gated channel subfamily KQT member 5 isoform X2 produces the protein MPRSHGGEDGGPGLWMKTSPGRRAHDVEAGAMTGDGPLSPAATGVDCPRRKQGARLSLLGKPLTYSAQSGRRNARYRRLQNYLYNVLERPRGWAFVYHAFVFILVFGCLVLSVLSTIPPYLELSSHCLLILEFVMIVVFGLEYIIRIWSAGCCCRYRGWQGRLRFARKPFSVIDIIVLLASIIVVSAGSQGNMFATYVLRSLRFLQILRMVRMDRRGGTWKLLGSVVYAHSKELVTAWYIGFLVLIFSSFLVYLVEKEVNNQFATYADALWWGTITLTTIGYGDKTPQTWTGRLLSAGFALLGISFFALPAGILGSGFALKVQEQHRQKHFEKRRNPAASLIQCVWRSYAADENSVSIATWKPHLKALHTCSPLKKDQGEASSSQKLSFKERVRMASPRGQSIKSRQTSVNDRRSPATDGSAEGTSPAKVQKSWSFNDRTRFRPSLRLKSQSRPVPEADTNLGPEDSFDEKGCHCDLSVEDLSAPLKSVIRAVRIMKFHVAKKKFKETLRPYDVKDVIEQYSAGHLDMLCRIKSLQTRLDTIVGPPQTLSTKAKTFSSPSLHLYYSQARRKHSAPGLATGLGSQQTLGSKSRNLSSPSLHLYYSQARRKPSPPGVDQILGKGQIPQDKKVRDRAHHEGDSLEDMSMLGRVCKVERQVQSIESKLDSLLDIYRQALQKGSSSALTLSSLPLYELDQTSDYQSSIQSKDRSCSPLVNGGGLSHSGNLSRGLQLILAPSELSLSPCPPGYSNSTSFTPSPLLLGQPSSPESNFFPTSPPPILTPNNLSRASQFQDLARPTPTVPSCTISSLQLPSLVPPPLVQASGLIPESMPVGRSGPESSSNCLVGGPAQAEMKCGGSVTSVQLRNRQQRSSKEEGSWRRHLSLDVDPLLHTSATSGGPPVDRHLGKSLSVQNLMLPSGADCHSHRSSSNSESTGHQNPAEWGNTQHLIGDKAFDAPDGTFNFLSRNSTDMTFTPKQLTSAGDSSRSPAGLNVPVCGSSESLSLPAVRLK, from the exons GTTCATCCTGGTGTTTGGCTGCCTGGTCCTGTCCGTCCTGTCCACCATCCCACCTTATCTGGAGCTCTCCTCCCACTGCCTCCTCATACTG GAGTTCGTGATGATCGTGGTGTTTGGTCTGGAGTACATCATCCGCATCTGGTCGGCCGGCTGCTGCTGTCGCTACAGAGGATGGCAGGGCCGCCTGCGCTTCGCCAGGAAGCCTTTCAGTGTCATAG ACATCATCGTCCTACTTGCCTCCATCATTGTGGTGTCGGCAGGAAGCCAGGGCAACATGTTCGCAACCTACGTCCTGCGAAGCCTCCGCTTCCTTCAGATCCTGCGCATGGTGCGCATGGACAGGAGGGGCGGCACGTGGAAGTTGTTGGGGTCTGTAGTCTACGCTCACAGTAAG GAGCTGGTGACGGCCTGGTACATTGGCTTCCTGGTCCtcatcttctcctccttcctGGTGTACTTGGTGGAGAAGGAAGTCAATAACCAATTTGCTACCTACGCCGACGCTCTCTGGTGGGGTACG aTCACCCTGACCACCATCGGCTATGGGGACAAGACGCCACAGACTTGGACGGGACGTCTGCTGTCGGCTGGTTTTGCCCTGCTGGGCATCTCTTTCTTTGCCCTTCCTGCG GGTATCCTGGGCTCAGGCTTCGCCCTGAAAGTGCAGGAACAGCATCGGCAAAAGCATTTCGAGAAGAGGAGGAACCCGGCTGCCAGCCTGATCCAG TGTGTTTGGCGTAGTTATGCGGCTGATGAGAACTCGGTTTCCATTGCTACCTGGAAGCCTCATTTGAAGGCGTTGCATACCTGCAGTCCTTTAAA GAAAGACCAGGGCGAGGCTTCCAGCAG CCAGAAGCTCAGCTTTAAGGAACGGGTGCGTATGGCCAGCCCTCGTGGCCAGAGCATCAAGAGCCGGCAGACGTCGGTGAACGACCGGCGCTCCCCTGCCACGGACGGCAGTGCGGAGGGCACGAGCCCGGCCAAAGTGCAGAAGAGCTGGAGCTTCAACGACCGCACGCGCTTCCGGCCCTCGCTGCGACTTAAGAGCCAGTCACGTCCTGTACCGGAAG CGGATACTAACCTGGGCCCAGAGGACTCCTTTGATGAGAAGGGCTGTCACTGTGACCTGTCTGTAGAAGATCTGTCGGCGCCGCTGAAGTCGGTCATTAGGGCTGTCAG GATTATGAAATTCCATGTGGCAAAGAAGAAGTTTAAGGAGACACTGCGGCCATATGACGTGAAAGATGTGATTGAACAGTATTCAGCTGGTCACCTGGACATGCTTTGTCGAATAAAAAGCCTTCAGACCAG GCTGGACACTATAGTGGGTCCTCCGCAAACCCTGAGCACCAAAGCCAAGACcttttcctctccctccctgcaCTTGTATTACAGCCAGGCCCGGAGGAAGCACTCTGCCCCGGG GCTGGCCACAGGCTTGGGGTCTCAGCAGACACTGGGCAGCAAAAGCAGGAACCTTTCCTCCCCCTCTCTGCACTTGTATTACAGTCAAGCCAGGAGGAAGCCCTCGCCACCAGG ggtGGATCAGATCCTTGGCAAGGGACAAATCCCCCAGGATAAGAAGGTGAGGGACAGGGCTCACCACGAGGGCGACTCGCTGGAAGACATGAGTATGCTGGGACGTGTGTGTAAAGTGGAAAGACAG GTCCAATCAATTGAATCGAAGCTGGACTCACTGCTGGACATCTACCGGCAGGCGCTGCAGAAGGGCTCTTCCTCAGCTCTTACGCTCTCGTCACTTCCCTTGTACGAACTGGACCAGACATCAGATTATCAGAGCTCTATCCAGAGCAAAGACCGGTCCTGCTCCCCTCTGGTGAATGGTGGAGGGCTGTCCCACTCAGGGAACCTCTCCCGTGGCCTTCAGCTCATCCTGGCTCCCAGTGAACTCAGCCTGAGCCCATGTCCTCCTGGATACTCCAATTCCACCTCTTTCACCCCTTCACCCTTGCTTCTTGGACAGCCTTCGTCACCAGAAAGTAACTTcttccccacctccccaccCCCTATTCTCACTCCTAACAACCTCTCTAGGGCATCCCAGTTCCAGGACCTGGCAAGGCCTACACCTACTGTGCCCAGCTGTACGATCAGTAGCCTCCAGCTTCCATCCCTGGTACCTCCACCTCTTGTTCAGGCCAGTGGTTTGATCCCTGAATCCATGCCAGTAGGCAGGTCAGGTCCAGAGAGCTCTAGCAACTGCCTGGTCGGTGGACCTGCTCAGGCAGAGATGAAGTGTGGTGGGTCTGTAACCTCAGTGCAGCTGAGGAATCGGCAGCAGCGCAGCTCCAAAGAAGAGGGATCCTGGAGGAGGCACCTGAGTCTGGACGTGGACCCTCTGCTGCACACCTCAGCTACAAGTGGTGGACCGCCCGTGGACCGGCACCTGGGAAAGTCTCTCTCAGTGCAGAACCTCATGCTGCCATCAGGTGCAGACTGTCACTCTCACCGCAGCAGTAGCAACAGCGAGTCCACGGGCCATCAGAACCCGGCCGAATGGGGCAACACTCAACATCTCATCGGCGACAAAGCGTTTGATGCACCGGACGGGACCTTCAACTTCCTCTCGCGGAACTCCACAGACATGACTTTCACCCCCAAGCAGCTGACCAGTGCGGGGGACTCGTCCCGCAGCCCGGCCGGACTCAATGTGCCTGTCTGCGGGAGCTCTGAGTCCCTCAGCCTTCCCGCCGTCCGGCTAAAGTAG
- the kcnq5a gene encoding potassium voltage-gated channel subfamily KQT member 5 isoform X3 — protein sequence MIVVFGLEYIIRIWSAGCCCRYRGWQGRLRFARKPFSVIDIIVLLASIIVVSAGSQGNMFATYVLRSLRFLQILRMVRMDRRGGTWKLLGSVVYAHSKELVTAWYIGFLVLIFSSFLVYLVEKEVNNQFATYADALWWGTITLTTIGYGDKTPQTWTGRLLSAGFALLGISFFALPAGILGSGFALKVQEQHRQKHFEKRRNPAASLIQCVWRSYAADENSVSIATWKPHLKALHTCSPLKKDQGEASSSQKLSFKERVRMASPRGQSIKSRQTSVNDRRSPATDGSAEGTSPAKVQKSWSFNDRTRFRPSLRLKSQSRPVPEADTNLGPEDSFDEKGCHCDLSVEDLSAPLKSVIRAVRIMKFHVAKKKFKETLRPYDVKDVIEQYSAGHLDMLCRIKSLQTRLDTIVGPPQTLSTKAKTFSSPSLHLYYSQARRKHSAPGLATGLGSQQTLGSKSRNLSSPSLHLYYSQARRKPSPPGVDQILGKGQIPQDKKVRDRAHHEGDSLEDMSMLGRVCKVERQVQSIESKLDSLLDIYRQALQKGSSSALTLSSLPLYELDQTSDYQSSIQSKDRSCSPLVNGGGLSHSGNLSRGLQLILAPSELSLSPCPPGYSNSTSFTPSPLLLGQPSSPESNFFPTSPPPILTPNNLSRASQFQDLARPTPTVPSCTISSLQLPSLVPPPLVQASGLIPESMPVGRSGPESSSNCLVGGPAQAEMKCGGSVTSVQLRNRQQRSSKEEGSWRRHLSLDVDPLLHTSATSGGPPVDRHLGKSLSVQNLMLPSGADCHSHRSSSNSESTGHQNPAEWGNTQHLIGDKAFDAPDGTFNFLSRNSTDMTFTPKQLTSAGDSSRSPAGLNVPVCGSSESLSLPAVRLK from the exons ATGATCGTGGTGTTTGGTCTGGAGTACATCATCCGCATCTGGTCGGCCGGCTGCTGCTGTCGCTACAGAGGATGGCAGGGCCGCCTGCGCTTCGCCAGGAAGCCTTTCAGTGTCATAG ACATCATCGTCCTACTTGCCTCCATCATTGTGGTGTCGGCAGGAAGCCAGGGCAACATGTTCGCAACCTACGTCCTGCGAAGCCTCCGCTTCCTTCAGATCCTGCGCATGGTGCGCATGGACAGGAGGGGCGGCACGTGGAAGTTGTTGGGGTCTGTAGTCTACGCTCACAGTAAG GAGCTGGTGACGGCCTGGTACATTGGCTTCCTGGTCCtcatcttctcctccttcctGGTGTACTTGGTGGAGAAGGAAGTCAATAACCAATTTGCTACCTACGCCGACGCTCTCTGGTGGGGTACG aTCACCCTGACCACCATCGGCTATGGGGACAAGACGCCACAGACTTGGACGGGACGTCTGCTGTCGGCTGGTTTTGCCCTGCTGGGCATCTCTTTCTTTGCCCTTCCTGCG GGTATCCTGGGCTCAGGCTTCGCCCTGAAAGTGCAGGAACAGCATCGGCAAAAGCATTTCGAGAAGAGGAGGAACCCGGCTGCCAGCCTGATCCAG TGTGTTTGGCGTAGTTATGCGGCTGATGAGAACTCGGTTTCCATTGCTACCTGGAAGCCTCATTTGAAGGCGTTGCATACCTGCAGTCCTTTAAA GAAAGACCAGGGCGAGGCTTCCAGCAG CCAGAAGCTCAGCTTTAAGGAACGGGTGCGTATGGCCAGCCCTCGTGGCCAGAGCATCAAGAGCCGGCAGACGTCGGTGAACGACCGGCGCTCCCCTGCCACGGACGGCAGTGCGGAGGGCACGAGCCCGGCCAAAGTGCAGAAGAGCTGGAGCTTCAACGACCGCACGCGCTTCCGGCCCTCGCTGCGACTTAAGAGCCAGTCACGTCCTGTACCGGAAG CGGATACTAACCTGGGCCCAGAGGACTCCTTTGATGAGAAGGGCTGTCACTGTGACCTGTCTGTAGAAGATCTGTCGGCGCCGCTGAAGTCGGTCATTAGGGCTGTCAG GATTATGAAATTCCATGTGGCAAAGAAGAAGTTTAAGGAGACACTGCGGCCATATGACGTGAAAGATGTGATTGAACAGTATTCAGCTGGTCACCTGGACATGCTTTGTCGAATAAAAAGCCTTCAGACCAG GCTGGACACTATAGTGGGTCCTCCGCAAACCCTGAGCACCAAAGCCAAGACcttttcctctccctccctgcaCTTGTATTACAGCCAGGCCCGGAGGAAGCACTCTGCCCCGGG GCTGGCCACAGGCTTGGGGTCTCAGCAGACACTGGGCAGCAAAAGCAGGAACCTTTCCTCCCCCTCTCTGCACTTGTATTACAGTCAAGCCAGGAGGAAGCCCTCGCCACCAGG ggtGGATCAGATCCTTGGCAAGGGACAAATCCCCCAGGATAAGAAGGTGAGGGACAGGGCTCACCACGAGGGCGACTCGCTGGAAGACATGAGTATGCTGGGACGTGTGTGTAAAGTGGAAAGACAG GTCCAATCAATTGAATCGAAGCTGGACTCACTGCTGGACATCTACCGGCAGGCGCTGCAGAAGGGCTCTTCCTCAGCTCTTACGCTCTCGTCACTTCCCTTGTACGAACTGGACCAGACATCAGATTATCAGAGCTCTATCCAGAGCAAAGACCGGTCCTGCTCCCCTCTGGTGAATGGTGGAGGGCTGTCCCACTCAGGGAACCTCTCCCGTGGCCTTCAGCTCATCCTGGCTCCCAGTGAACTCAGCCTGAGCCCATGTCCTCCTGGATACTCCAATTCCACCTCTTTCACCCCTTCACCCTTGCTTCTTGGACAGCCTTCGTCACCAGAAAGTAACTTcttccccacctccccaccCCCTATTCTCACTCCTAACAACCTCTCTAGGGCATCCCAGTTCCAGGACCTGGCAAGGCCTACACCTACTGTGCCCAGCTGTACGATCAGTAGCCTCCAGCTTCCATCCCTGGTACCTCCACCTCTTGTTCAGGCCAGTGGTTTGATCCCTGAATCCATGCCAGTAGGCAGGTCAGGTCCAGAGAGCTCTAGCAACTGCCTGGTCGGTGGACCTGCTCAGGCAGAGATGAAGTGTGGTGGGTCTGTAACCTCAGTGCAGCTGAGGAATCGGCAGCAGCGCAGCTCCAAAGAAGAGGGATCCTGGAGGAGGCACCTGAGTCTGGACGTGGACCCTCTGCTGCACACCTCAGCTACAAGTGGTGGACCGCCCGTGGACCGGCACCTGGGAAAGTCTCTCTCAGTGCAGAACCTCATGCTGCCATCAGGTGCAGACTGTCACTCTCACCGCAGCAGTAGCAACAGCGAGTCCACGGGCCATCAGAACCCGGCCGAATGGGGCAACACTCAACATCTCATCGGCGACAAAGCGTTTGATGCACCGGACGGGACCTTCAACTTCCTCTCGCGGAACTCCACAGACATGACTTTCACCCCCAAGCAGCTGACCAGTGCGGGGGACTCGTCCCGCAGCCCGGCCGGACTCAATGTGCCTGTCTGCGGGAGCTCTGAGTCCCTCAGCCTTCCCGCCGTCCGGCTAAAGTAG